In Lolium rigidum isolate FL_2022 chromosome 7, APGP_CSIRO_Lrig_0.1, whole genome shotgun sequence, the DNA window GTTGAAGAACATGATGTAACGAAGCTGAAGTGCGGGTGGGAGGGGGGTTGGCTGAGAGCTGATAGTGAAAATTGGTATCTGTCTTGCTCCAGGTTTTGGTGTAACTGAGGCTTTGGTATGAATTTCTAAAGGGGAGGACAAGAGGTTGGTGCTTGCGGTCGAGGAAGATGAGAGTATGTTGGTTGGCAGAATCACTCtaagaggaacattacaaaagatCGAGAATTGATGGACACAACTACTAGCCTAGTGAAAAAAAGACATTGAAATGACTGATGCTGAAAGATTGGCTAAATAGAGACttaacatgagagagttaaaggctcCTCCCTATTCACATGAGAAGGGTTAACAAAGGTATGGTAAAAATCACGGATAAGGATGAGTTGGATGATGCTGAACTAAACAATGATGACTAGGATGTTGGTAAACAAGATAACTCTAAACTGCGTAATAGGCACAATGGGGAGAATGACAATTCTCAATCACCTTCTAATTCACCAGCGGGCTCATTCGATGGGCTCCATTGGGACCTGAAAATCGTAGGATGGAATGCTGAGGAATGTGTGTAACTCCTCTTCAGTTCCCACACTTTCGATTCTTCAGAAGCAAATAAAATCGGATGTGTGTTTTATGTCTGAAACACAATTGGGTAGAGCTAAGGAAGAAAAATTGCAAATAAGGTTGAAGTTTGATGAGATGCTAGTTTCGGAAAGCGGTGGGAGAAGTGTATTTTTTGGTGATGTTCTGGAACAAGGAGATTGACCAAAGTCACATCAAAGGACATAATCCCTAAATTCATTGATATTGACATAGATGAGCACAGTGGCGCGAGATGGTACCTCACCGGTTTATATGGTGAGCTTAGTAGTGACAAGAAACATTTGATGTGGGAGTATATCTTAACTTCGCATGCATCAGTTGATCTTCCTTGGATCATTGTGGGATACTTCAATGAAATCATGTTTGTGAGTGAGAAGGAAGGGGGCAACAGGATACCAAAATGATGCATGCAAGCATTCCGTGATACTTTGAGAGCATGCAATATGAAGGACATGGGCTACTTGGGTGATCTATTCAAAAGTTGTAGAGGAAAGATCCAATAAATATTGTACCTCGCTGTGTGATCCGGGATATGTTGTGATGTTACCTTTAGTTGGAGTGGTTAATGAGGACTATAACAAGTCTAATCACCGGGTGTATTGATTAACATTAATTTAAATGCACGTATTCAACATATGCCTCGGAGAAGGAAAATTTGAGGCGCGTTGGCTCTGTGAGAAATCGATAAGTTAACAGATCATCCAAACTGCACGGGAAAGAGCGAAACAGTTCCATGTAGATTTCTCATTGAGTGAACACACGAAAGAAGTGCGTGATTATTTGCATAAATGAGACAAGGGTGTGTGAAAAGGACGTAGAAAGAGGTAGTTGGAGTTACATAAGGACCTGAACAAGGTCATGAGTGGGGCGTTGATGGACAAAGTGGTAGCAAAACAAAAAGAAATCCAGCTGAGAATGGAAAACTTGCTAGAACATGAAGAACTATATTGGATCCGATGATGGAGATTGAATTGGTTGCATCCAATGTTTAAGAAACCGTTAATCGTAACTTATCGGTCGGCCTCAAAATGGAGGTTAATCGCTTATCGtctgattaatcgattttatcggtcggtcatttatcggcttatttctctgtaaatcctaattttttacgctattttttttaaaaatattctaTGTAAAAATTATATTGGAGTATCGaacataagtattaccttgattccttgcatttgaatcagTAGGATGGAAAATTTGAGCTAATACATAATTCTACAAGATTATAAGACGAAAATGTCAACTGCCAGACCGAATTTCAGAGAAATTCCGCTGAAAATCGGCTAAAATATCGGCCATTAGACTCAAAACCGGACAAAATATCGGCTATGAGACTGAAAATCAGCCAAAATATCGGTCACCACAAGCTTATGTTCCACCACAACACACTCCCTAGGGGTCACCTTGCAAATTAAACAAGCCCTCATATCCATTCTTGTAGTGAGAACAAAGTCAATCTGGCTAGCGTGTTGGGCTCTCCGCAGCCTCAAGGGGTTAGGGTACATGGAAGCGTTCTCCGATGACAAATCAAACGCGGCGTGCACAATCATGTAGATACCCATCTTCCCCTGGAGGAATGAGGTTCTGCTATGCACGACATCTATCGTGCACGTTGTTACAGTAAGATTTGCACTGTTGCTTGCCTCATGATTCATTCTGCCAAACGTTATTATGTTTCACCATGTTCCAAATATTGCAAATGTATTGAATCTAGACAAACAGAATGGTAGGATACACAATATCATGCACGCTAGAAAAACAACTCTCATCTTCCCCGCCCTTCGGTTCCTAGTAGTACTAGTTACTTGTACTATGTGTAGAAATAATTTTTGTACCGCTCCATCTAGTGAGAGAAATTGTAGCTTATTATACTTGAAGGTTGTGGTTTCATGTGCCGAGAGTATCGACGGTACTATGTTACCCACTTCCATATTTACTTAGTAGAACTCTATACTAAATCATCAACAACTAATATGAAACAAAGCTAGCAACCAACTAAGTGTTTCCCAAGAGATCCTTCCTGACAGCCTCATGATAGCCCAGATCGAGAAGCATGTGGACCACACGTGTTGGATCTGACGCAGAGAAGAAGAAAACAACAATCACCAATAGATATGAAGCAGAGAACACGAGAGCGCCGCGAAGGGGACTTCCATCGGCTACATTGCCGCCTCAAGGCCAAGGAGACCATGAGAAAAGCTCCCATGGATTGAAATCCTCCCAAATTGTTATGAAATTCCTTGATCCATAAAGACCTAAAATCCATTTTTTTTTATTGGTTAACATGCTTGATGACTCTCCACAATCATTGTGGTTCGCAGAAATGTACCTCTAAGTTGAAGTATCATGGAAGTACACAAATGTGGATAGCGGGTAAAAACTTGTCGATGTAATCCCAGTAAAAGCATACAATCATTTGTGATTTGCGAAAAAATCACAACATGAGTTGCAGTATACCACATTACAAGTTATATATGGGAAACACTACACCTACGGAATGAATCTTACAGGATGGTACTCACGGGCAAACATGGAGAGACATGAGGCATCACATCCATGAAATTATGGGGAGCTAATTGATTTGCACCAATGAATCCCGTAAGTGTAGCATTTCTACTGATTTATTGCCGAAAAGATTTATTATAGCGAACAAATGATTGTATTTTTTGCATCAAATTACTACCGCTAGAccctagttttgagctttttctgtAACGCGCCTTTTTTGTGCATAGACAACGATTATTTTGCTTGAGGTATTCCTGAACGACCGTTGCCGATAAGGCCCCAGCGCCGTACGAGGCTTCCCCACAAACAGCCGCCGATCACATACACAATCGGCCCAGCCTTGCCCTCCCCGCCACGCCATGGCCAccacctccctcgccgccgcttcCCGCCACCACATCCTCCTCCCCTCCCGGTCCGGCCCCAGCTTCAACCTCAGAGCCCCCAACCGAGTCCGCCTCTGCCCcgccttcccctccattctctgcgCGTCCACCTCGTCGGCGTCTCCCCAGCCCaccgccggcggcgaggaggacgaggcgggcCATGGGGGGAAGCTTTCGAAGCAGTCCTCGTGGGAGGCGACGGATGGCCAGGGCGACGACTACCtctaccgcctcgggaaggaggccGAGAACATGAACATCGCCGTTGGCGCCCGGAGCGGCGTCATCGACGACCTCTTCGTCGGAAAATTCCTCGGAAGAGACTGTACGCTCCCCATTGCCCTTCCATTCAAGCCATTAGATAAAGTTTGGTACTCCCTCCGGCCCAAATTAATTGACACAACATCCAATTAGTTTGGGCCGGAGTAGCAGTTATAAGCTCACGTTTCTATGTGTTCAGGAATGCACTAAATAGTAAATACTCACTGAAACTGAAGAGATTGATATTTTTAGCTCAACTCAAGATCCTGGTATTTTTCAGTTTTACATTTTTTACATTTCCTTGTGGAATGTGGCTGCAGCGGACATCGTGTTCGATTACCGTCAGAAGGCGACCAGGAAATTCGAGTATCTGCAGGGAGATTACTACATCGCACCCGCATTCCTCGTGAGTTTGTTTAGTTCGTGCACACCCATTCTGGAATCTGGTGTATTTGACCATCCTCCGTATTATTACGGTCTTCTCAGTATCTGATTGACAGGTATTTGACACTGCAGATTCCTTGTGTTACAGGATAAAGTTGGTAAGCAATTTAACGTATAAGGAACTTCGCGGCATTCTGTTAATCAGGTATTGAGATCCCAACGTTTCCAAAAAGTGCATTTCATCTGAATTTGTGTCTACGCAAATTGAAGTATCCATATATGTATATGAAAACTGCCAATGGTCTGGCTACTAACTTCACATCGGAAACTAATTTTAGCAACTAGTTGCCCGTGCATCATATATTCATTTTTTCCACTATAATCACTATTGATATTATACAAGGATGTTCCAGTGACCGAAATATGCTTCACTGAATGATTGATCAGCATAGAGCAATCAAGTCACAAGGCTGGATCTATTTTAGTCAACCTGTTAAATACCGACATACAATGTGTACATCATATTTAGTAGCAGCAAATCATACATGTGCTTTAGTAGAGATTCTGCTAAGCCCATCCTAATTAATATCTTGGCTTTTGAGAGGGGTAAATGTTTGAAAGTACAAAACATTATATTTTTTTAGTTCTGTAGGATATTTTAAGAGTCGAGGCGCAGTATTTTATACAATTTTCAGAAGTAGCTGTCATTTGCTTAACATTTTTGTAATCTTTTTCTCCAGGTACATGTGCTAAAGGACTGTTTGTTGTTTGCAGCCATCCACATTGTAAAGAACTACCTTGCAAATAATCTTAATATCAAGATTCCCCTTATACTCGGTATCGTTCTCCACTCTATTGTTCATATCTATGTGAGTATAATATGAGAAAGAACTAGTAGTACTGTGGTGTAATCCATTGTCATGCTTTATCATTTAATGATATTGAGTAACATTCAACCATGCAGGTGTCTGGGGTGGAAAAGGCCAAGGGAAAACATTCCAAACTGAACTTATATTTAAAGCAATGGGTGTTGAGCCTGTTATTATGTCTGCTGGAGAGCTCGAATCTGAAAGAGCAGGTCAAGAAACATCTGAATTATTTTATGTTTGCCAGCTTGGTTTACTCTGCATGCTGTCGAGATGTCACTCTTTTTTGTTCATGTAAACCTCAAAACCAAACCCCTTATTTAGTTGTTTCCTTTATAAACAATGAAGAAAACTGACACCTTAAAAATTTGACATCATTTACAGGCCATTAAAGTTGTCATTGACTTACATTAATACACTGAATATTGAAAGTTATCTTGTATTTTCCTTAAGCGTACGACTAATTGTATTTGTCGTTAGTTGCTCAGGTTTTTTCTGCTCATGTTGCAGGAGAACCTGGAAGGCTTATACGTGATCGATACAGAACGGCATCTCAAGTAGTTCAAAACCAAGTAAGAAGGTGTATTCAGATACTCAATTTCATAATGTGCCTTTCAAATTCAGTTTTTCTGAGAATTGACCAGTGAGCATGGAAGGAAATATTGTTATTAATATTACAGACTTATGCATTAGCACACAGTACTTGATCATTTACGTATGTTGACGAGTAGAATTACATACATTGTAGCTCTAGCAGTCAAACTAGCTTGATGACTTCCATAATAGGAAAAGAAGAGGCCCAGGGGCACAAGCAGTCTAGCACCCCGACATATTCTTAAGAAAAGGCGCGATTCAGATCTGGAAGGCTTGGCAGCACAACTCTGTGTCCTACTGTTGAGCTACCCAGTGATTCCCTTTATGCAATAATTGAAAATTATTAAGATAAAAGATTGTAGATCAAGATTGTTAATGTGCGATAGGGGAAATGCTCCTGAACTACCAAGGATGGTACTCGTTACTCTTTTATCATCTTAATACAGTGTTCCATTGTCTACTTCAATGTGTTCGTATCTTGCTATGATGAAATATTTTCATGACTTGGAGCTTACATCTCCCAGGAAGTGGAAGTGCTCCATAGTGATTTACTCTTTTATGTCATCTACCGAATCATTATGCTAATGTTGCCATAATGATGATGCTTCTGATTTTTTCCTTACAAGACTATGTTTTCACAAGTTTTTTCATGGTATAGGGGAAAATGAGTTGTTTGATGATCAATGACCTAGATGCTGGTGTTGGAAGATTTGGTAATTATTGTTCTTCGATGGTATTGTTAATTATAGTGGACCTTTATATTTATGTTTCAGCCTTTTAATCAAAAGCTTGGATATTTTCTTCATGTGTCCCATTTCATCATTGTGTGCAAAGCATCTTTTTAATAAAAATTGAACCTTATATTTACATCGTTGATTACTATTATATTTTATTGTTCAAACATAtcaacattgctagttgggaaaaAACCTAACTACTAAATGTTACTGTTGTTGCCAGGAAACACACAAATGACGGTCAATAACCAAATCGTGGTTGGAACTTTGATGAACTTGGCGGATAATCCTACCAGGGTTAGCATTGGGCAGAAATGGAGAGAATCTGACATTACACATAGAGTGCCAATAATAGCAACTGGAAATGATTTTTCAACACTATATGCTCCTTTGATTCGTGATGGGAGGATGGAAAAGTTCTACTGGTATGTTTGTCCTTGCATCTCAAGGAATCTTGCTATTTCATTtttgttttaatgttttctgTTATTTGGCGCCTGCATAGGCTCTACAGAAAATAAAACCTCCCTTTATTCAATTCTCTACTTCACAGATTGCCTTAGTTTTAAGATTGGCACCAATTTGATATTTATTCAGCATTTTTTGTTAATTATATGTACTTGCATGATACTTACTTATACCAACTAGGTACATTTAACTTATGCAAGAAAAATTCAAACCATTGTACTTGATGTACAGTGTAATCATTTATTCATAACAGGCAGCCCACCCGTGAAGATATAATTAACATTGTTCACCGTATGTATACGAAGGATGGGTTATCTTCTGAGGAAGTGTCAAGCATTGTAGATACGTTTCCAAATCAAGGTACTCGTTTCACCAAGACTGTCTTCTAGTTTGCAGTGTACGAGGCTTGTGTGGTTTTGGATGGTGGAACCTGCAATATAAAGGCCGTCACCGTATTTTCTTTGCCTAAAAATTCTTTCTAATATTATAGATAGAAGAAACAATTTAATTTTTCGTTTGATAAGATATTATTTTGGGCTTGATATACTAAATTATTTTTCAGATATACAGTACATTAGTATGATTCTTTCTTCAGTTTTTTAATGCATTCGTGTTTCAGATATACACCAGAATGATATTTCTTCAGTTTTTTTAATGCATTCGAATTCATATGCAGATGTTCTTATATTAGAGGAAACTTTTGGCTGTGCAATAGCCATAGTAATTATTTCTGCTGTTTTAAAAAATTATACAAATTGGATGGCTTTGGGTGAAAAAATTTGGTTGTTGTCCCCATGGGATTTGAATaagggagagaagaaagattttgataGCTGTGAATCCTTTAATCTGCTTATCTCAAAAAAATAGGTAGAGCCCTGTTATTTTTTTGAAGGGAGTAAATGTTTTGAAACATATTGCATCCATGGTCATAAACCAGTCTAGAACAGGTACGTTGTATGCCATTatgttatgttatgttgattcacGAGTCTTTAGATGATAGCAAAACCATTTATGTCTCAAAAACACACACCTTTCTCAATTTTAGGTTCTATGATGTGTGGCTTACTGGCTTGCGTGTTCAGTTATTGGTTTTCACTTAGCACCGTTAGTAGTTTTTTTCTTCTGCGGGAAGAAAGTACCTATTTTAGCTTCTACCTTTGAGTCACttattgaaatacaatctcaactTGTTGCAGCTCTGGACTTTTATGGAGCTTTGAGATCCAGGACATATGACCAGGCTATCTTGAAGGTACTTATTTTGATTTACAACATTTGATATGAGTTTTACATAGAGACCCAATTCATATTGTTATGGTTGATTTAGAAAATATTTTCACCTGATTTTTTGTTATGTATGTGCGAAAAGGTTGTCTCATGAATTAGAGTTCATTGATACAATTTTTATTAAAATAGACAGGGTTAAGCTAACTAGGTCTACGCAATAACAGAAATATTTACACAAAGTTTCACAATGGAACCCCCAAATTTGTCTGTGTACCGTCTGAAAGTATCATTCTTTGGAAATGGTCTCGTGAAATGGATAagtaatttttttttcatattcTAACATATGTTGCAGTGGGTAAATGACATTGGCGGTTATGAGCAACTAGGTGAAAAGCTTCTCAAGCGAAAGAACAGAGAGAAGCTTCCCACGTTTATCCCTCCAAAGGTATTTCACTTTCAGGCAATCCGCTAGGAGTTTTCTTTACAGTCGTTCTCCTAGCATTTCTTTCAATATCACAGTACAGTTGGATTGGATGGTATTGAGAAACCAATCGCTTTTCTAATATGCTGATATAATTTATCAGCCAACACTAGACGCATTGATCGAGTCAGGGGACTCTTTGGTGGCAGAGCAAGAGCTGATAATGAACTCGAAGCTATCGAAAGAATATATGAAGAACTTAGAAGACTAGCTCGAAACTCAAAATACAAGTACAAAAACCTACCTCGACCCATGTGAAGTATCTTTTTATTTCTTCCAATTTTCTGTAAATTGCACTGGGCCCTCCTATATTTTGTGTGTTTCCCGGCGGATGAGTTGCACGTGCAAGTATATAACATTGTAAAAAAGAACTCATGGAATATATATACGAGCATTTTTCCAGTACATGTGTACTTCATACTCTGTTGCAAATgttcttttcctttctttattTGCTTCCCTTGCTGTCGGTTGAACTATACTGAAGTCCATGCAGCGCTTCATGATCAGAGAATTCCCCTTAAATCGTGGTTTCACTCTCAGATACTACAATGCACGTACGGCTGATGAAAGAATGGATAACACCATCGTCCTTGCTCGCGTCACTGCCCAAAGTCATCCAGTTGACTTGCTACACTCCTGCGGGCTGCCTCAGAAAACGAGCCCCACAAGTGAGAGCAATCTTCGAAAGGGCATCACAACTCCTTCAGCTTGACCAgtggtattttattttttccCGAAAAGTCCACTAATCTATTTATAATCCTCAAGAACATACAAGAAAACTCAAAAGTAACAAAATTACAAAATGGACTCTGGTCAACCTAGCGATGACTACAAGTATTCGAATG includes these proteins:
- the LOC124679191 gene encoding ribulose bisphosphate carboxylase/oxygenase activase, chloroplastic; its protein translation is MATTSLAAASRHHILLPSRSGPSFNLRAPNRVRLCPAFPSILCASTSSASPQPTAGGEEDEAGHGGKLSKQSSWEATDGQGDDYLYRLGKEAENMNIAVGARSGVIDDLFVGKFLGRDSDIVFDYRQKATRKFEYLQGDYYIAPAFLDKVAIHIVKNYLANNLNIKIPLILGVWGGKGQGKTFQTELIFKAMGVEPVIMSAGELESERAGEPGRLIRDRYRTASQVVQNQGKMSCLMINDLDAGVGRFGNTQMTVNNQIVVGTLMNLADNPTRVSIGQKWRESDITHRVPIIATGNDFSTLYAPLIRDGRMEKFYWQPTREDIINIVHRMYTKDGLSSEEVSSIVDTFPNQALDFYGALRSRTYDQAILKWVNDIGGYEQLGEKLLKRKNREKLPTFIPPKPTLDALIESGDSLVAEQELIMNSKLSKEYMKNLED